The DNA region GCGGTGGTGGGAGACCAGCACCATGCCTGACGTCTTCGAGCCGTTCCAGTACGCGTTCATGCAGCGCGCGCTCGTCGGGAGCGTGCTCGTGGGGATCGTGTGCGCCGGCGTCGGCGTGTTCGTCGTGCTGCGCGGCCTCGCGTTCCTCGGCGATGCGGTCGCGCACGCGGCGTTCCCGGGCGTCGTCATCGCCTTCCTGCTCGACGTGAACCTCGTGATCGGCGGCATGGCCGCGGCGGTGGTGGCCGCGGTCGTCATGGGAACGCTCTCGCGCCGCGGGGTGATCCGCGAGGACACCGCCATCGGCGTGGTGTTCTCCGGCATGTTCGCCATCGGCATCGTCCTCTTCAGCGGCATCACCGCGTACACCGGCGATCTGCTCGGGATCCTCTTCGGCAATGTGCTCGGCGTCACCGAGGCGCAGCTCGTGCTCGCGGCGGCGGTCACCGTCCTCATCGTCGGCGTGCTCCGCCTCTGGGGCCGCCAGTTCGTCTTCGTCTCGTTCGACCCGGTCGGCGCGCAGGCCGCGGGCCTCTCGTCCGTCCGCTACGACACCGCGCTCATGGGCCTCATCGGACTCACGGTCGCGGTGTCCGTCCAGATCGTGGGCATCGTGCTCGTGGTCGCGATGCTCGTGACACCCGCCGCGACCGCGCGGCTCCTCGCCCGGGACATGCGCACCTTCATCGTGCTCTCGGGCGTCTTTGCCCTGTCGTCGTCGGTCTTGGGCATGT from bacterium includes:
- a CDS encoding metal ABC transporter permease, which gives rise to MPDVFEPFQYAFMQRALVGSVLVGIVCAGVGVFVVLRGLAFLGDAVAHAAFPGVVIAFLLDVNLVIGGMAAAVVAAVVMGTLSRRGVIREDTAIGVVFSGMFAIGIVLFSGITAYTGDLLGILFGNVLGVTEAQLVLAAAVTVLIVGVLRLWGRQFVFVSFDPVGAQAAGLSSVRYDTALMGLIGLTVAVSVQIVGIVLVVAMLVTPAATARLLARDMRTFIVLSGVFALSSSVLGMWISYFVNAASGGTIVLVATAEFALVWALTQLRR